Genomic window (Polaromonas sp. JS666):
TTCAACCCCGGCGGCAGCAATGAGCGCTTTGCCCGCGCCAACTTCAAGCAGGCGCAGATGCGGCTGAACCCCGAGAACCTGACGATTTTTGACGAAATCCTGGCCAACCGCGCGGATGTGTTCGTCACGGAATCGGCCGAAGCCATCACCCAGCAACGGCTCAAGCCCGGGCTGTGCGCCATCAACCCCGACAAGCCCCTGCAATACGGCGAAATGGCCTATCTGCTGCCGCGTGGCGATGTGACCTTCAAGGCCTATGTAGACCAGTGGCTGCACCTGGCCAAGGCCAGCGGCGAGTACCAGCGGGTGGAAGGACAATGGCTGAAGTAGCAGGCGGCGCCCCCGAACCGGTGGTGTACGGTCAATCCGACCGGCCACCGCGGGGCGACTATTCACGCGGCGGCCAGGTCAGGGCCGACTACACCTGCCCGCAAAACTACGCCGCCTATACCGCGGCAGACCACGACATCTACCACCGCCTGTATCAGCGCCAGTCGGCGCTGGTGCCGGGCCTGGCCTGCGATGAATTCATTGCGGCACTGCCCTTGCTGGGAGCGAAAGAGCGGATTCCGCGTTTTGAGGAAATCAACGAACGGCTGTACAAGGCCACCCGCTGGGAAATCGTCGCCGTGCCGGGGCTGATCCCTGAAGTGCCGTTTTTTACCCTGCTGGCCAACCGCAAGTTCCCGGTGACCGACTGGCTGCGCACGCCGGCGGAGTTTGACTACATCGTCGAGCCCGACGTGTTTCACGACCTGTTTGGCCATGTGCCGCTGCTGTTCAACCCGGTGTTTGCCGACCACATGCAGGCCTACGGCGCCGGCGGGCTGAAGGCCCATGCCCTGGGCGCCTGCGAGCAGCTGTCGCGCCTGTACTGGTACACGGTCGAGTTCGGCCTGATCCGCCAGGCGAACGGCCTGCGGGCCTATGGCGCCGGCATCCTGAGCTCGTCCGGCGAGCTGGCCTACGCCGTGCAGAGCCCCGAGCCCCAGCGGATTGCGCTGAATCTGCTGCGCACCATGCGCACGCGCTACAAAATCGATAGCTATCAGCAAACCTATTTCGTGATTGACAGCTTCCAGCAGCTGTTCGACATGACGGCGCCCGACTTCACGCCGCTGTACGCCCAGCTCAAGACCCTGCCCGAGCTGGCGGCCAACGCGCTTTTGGCGGAAGATGCGGTAATTCAGCGCTGAAAAACAACAGTGTGTGGCGCTCTGGAGGCGCAGCCACCCATTCAATGTTTCGTTAGAGCGGTTCCTCCTCCAAAATGAGGAGGCGAATAATTGTTACACCGCTTACGATGTCTTCCTCACTGATTGAACTCCCCCATTTCATGCATCGCAGCACCAAGGTGCTGCTGGTGATGGATGTGGTGGAGTCGGTCAGGCTCATGGAGCAGGACGAACATGACTTTGTACAGCGGTGGCAACAACTGGTGCAGCAGGCGGAGCAGCAAATTTTGCCGCTGCATGGCGGGCGCATTGTCAAAAGCCTGGGTGATGGCCTGATGCTGGAGTTTGCCAATGCGCAAAGTGGCGTCAGGGCGGCCTTCGCCCTGCAGCAGTTCAGCCAGCAGGCCAACGCCGGCCTGCGCCCTGAGCAGCAGATGCACCTGCGCATGGGTGGGCACTTAGCCAGCTTTGTGACCGACCAGCACGATATCTACGGCACAGATGTGAACCTGACGGCGCGGTTTTGCACCCTGGCCGGGCCCAGCGAGATCGTGGTTTCTGCCGAGCTTCGCGATCAACTCGTTCCCGTGCTCGATGCTGACATTGAGGACATGGGGGAGTGCTACCTCAAGCATGTAGAAAAGCCCATCCAC
Coding sequences:
- the phhA gene encoding phenylalanine 4-monooxygenase — translated: MAEVAGGAPEPVVYGQSDRPPRGDYSRGGQVRADYTCPQNYAAYTAADHDIYHRLYQRQSALVPGLACDEFIAALPLLGAKERIPRFEEINERLYKATRWEIVAVPGLIPEVPFFTLLANRKFPVTDWLRTPAEFDYIVEPDVFHDLFGHVPLLFNPVFADHMQAYGAGGLKAHALGACEQLSRLYWYTVEFGLIRQANGLRAYGAGILSSSGELAYAVQSPEPQRIALNLLRTMRTRYKIDSYQQTYFVIDSFQQLFDMTAPDFTPLYAQLKTLPELAANALLAEDAVIQR